In one Natronosalvus amylolyticus genomic region, the following are encoded:
- the rnhB gene encoding ribonuclease HII: MTGFGVDEAGKGPVLGSMIAAAVFVADRSILPDGIADSKRLSPARRESLATTLRKREGIGVGVAEITTDRIDDPETDMNSLTVEAHARALEAAARDSDGVPATADIHCDACDTDADRFARRVADACSLEVSVEATHGADDEDPLVGAASIIAKVERDAHVSALSEGYGDVGSGYPSDPTTRAFLENYVETHGELPPCARRSWSTCADVLAAAEQTSLEGF, encoded by the coding sequence ATGACCGGGTTTGGTGTCGACGAGGCGGGCAAAGGGCCCGTTCTCGGGTCGATGATCGCCGCCGCCGTCTTCGTGGCCGATCGGTCGATCCTCCCCGACGGCATCGCCGACTCGAAGCGGCTCTCGCCCGCTCGTCGGGAGTCACTGGCCACGACACTCCGGAAACGAGAGGGAATCGGGGTCGGCGTCGCCGAAATAACCACGGATCGAATCGACGACCCGGAGACCGACATGAACAGCCTAACCGTCGAAGCACACGCCCGCGCCCTCGAGGCAGCCGCCCGCGATAGTGATGGCGTGCCGGCCACCGCCGACATCCATTGCGACGCCTGTGATACCGACGCCGACCGATTCGCTCGCCGGGTCGCCGACGCCTGCTCGCTCGAGGTGTCGGTCGAGGCGACTCACGGCGCTGACGACGAGGACCCGCTCGTAGGAGCCGCGAGCATCATCGCGAAAGTCGAACGCGATGCCCACGTCAGTGCCCTTAGCGAGGGCTACGGCGACGTCGGGAGCGGCTATCCCTCCGACCCCACGACCCGAGCTTTCCTCGAGAACTACGTCGAAACCCACGGCGAGTTACCCCCATGTGCCCGTCGCTCGTGGTCGACGTGTGCCGACGTCCTCGCTGCCGCCGAGCAGACCAGTCTCGAGGGATTTTGA